A section of the Triticum dicoccoides isolate Atlit2015 ecotype Zavitan chromosome 7A, WEW_v2.0, whole genome shotgun sequence genome encodes:
- the LOC119329621 gene encoding acyl-CoA-binding protein-like, producing MGLKEEFEEHAEKAKTLPDTTTNESKLCLYGLYKQATVGPVNTARPGGLFDMAGKAKWDAWKAVEAKSKEEAMADYITKVKQLLEEAAAASA from the exons ATGGGTCTCAAG GAGGAGTTTGAGGAGCACGCGGAGAAGGCCAAGACGCTGCCCGACACCACCACCAACGAGAGCAAGCTCTGCCTCTACGGCCTCTACAAGCAGGCCACCGTCGGCCCCGTCAACACCG CCCGCCCCGGCGGCCTCTTTGATATGGCTGGCAAGGCCAAGTGGGATGCTTGGAAGGCCGTCGAAG CCAAATCCAAGGAGGAGGCCATGGCTGACTACATCACCAAGGTGAAGCAGCTGCTGGAGGAGGCTGCCGCCGCATCTGCTTGA
- the LOC119334667 gene encoding cell division cycle protein 123 homolog, with translation MLLVELLRCQIQEWYPAFRRHTVPTVTIPLPAAFLRYLAGQPAHPVPDAPHQDAEGPPPFLLPSLASGRTPFPPLHLPDPVDHDDSSDLFSVCDDDDDDESPPLPAFPELEAAVDAAIAELGGAALPKLNWSAPKDAAFMSADGTVRCTCFAEVAMLLRSSDCVAHDLSSARPSCQDFVCAREGVRRNAGQGSGANQAGAPSNGGGSTSGAGSLSDPPTEDRNEGGRQAAADSDASEDDVGQESGDDSWVDDGFQYYLALRKWYPGLRPEAEFRCFVRGRKLVGVSQRDTSAYYPSLPGWSSEVQPKIEEFFEEVVESQFASQNYTFDVYVRADGRVKLIDFNPWGGYTLPLMFTWEELEDEKRGEDKLEFRVVMEQGAVRPGLMTAVPYDMMDWGEGSGWDVFLKKADNELNRQMASLAMDS, from the coding sequence ATGCTGCTAGTAGAGCTGCTCCGCTGCCAGATCCAGGAGTGGTACCCGGCATTCCGCCGCCACACCGTCCCCACCGTCACCATCCCCCTCCCCGCCGCCTTCCTCCGCTACCTCGCCGGCCAGCCCGCCCACCCCGTCCCCGACGCCCCTCACCAGGACGCGGAAGGGCCTCCCCCATTCCTCCTCCCGTCGCTCGCCTCCGGCCGCACCCCCTTCCCGCCGCTCCACCTCCCGGACCCCGTCGATCACGACGACAGCTCCGACCTCTTCTCCGtctgcgacgacgacgacgacgacgagagcCCGCCCCTCCCCGCCTTCCCCGAGCTGGAGGCCGCGGTCGACGCGGCCATCGCCGAGCTCGGCGGCGCCGCGCTCCCCAAGCTCAACTGGAGCGCGCCCAAGGACGCCGCCTTCATGTCCGCCGACGGCACCGTCCGCTGCACCTGCTTCGCCGAGGTCGCCATGCTGCTCCGCTCCTCGGACTGCGTCGCGCACGACCTCTCCTCCGCGCGCCCGTCCTGCCAGGACTTCGTGTGCGCCAGGGAAGGTGTTCGACGGAATGCCGGACAGGGCAGTGGTGCCAACCAGGCGGGTGCTCCATCGAATGGCGGAGGGAGCACCAGTGGTGCTGGTTCTCTGAGTGATCCTCCCACTGAGGATCGCAATGAGGGAGGCAGGCAAGCTGCTGCCGACAGTGATGCTTCggaagacgatgttggacaagaaagCGGCGATGATAGTTGGGTGGACGATGGGTTCCAGTACTACCTCGCCCTCCGCAAGTGGTACCCGGGCCTGCGCCCCGAGGCAGAGTTCCGATGCTTCGTGCGGGGACGGAAGCTGGTCGGCGTGTCGCAGAGGGACACATCTGCTTACTACCCATCGTTGCCTGGGTGGAGTTCTGAGGTGCAGCCGAAGATCGAGGAGTTCTTCGAAGAAGTTGTTGAGTCGCAGTTTGCTTCTCAGAATTACACATTTGATGTGTATGTCAGAGCAGATGGCCGGGTGAAGCTGATTGATTTCAATCCTTGGGGTGGCTATACATTGCCGCTTATGTTTACATGGGAGGAGCTTGAGGATGAGAAGAGAGGAGAGGACAAGCTGGAGTTTAGAGTGGTAATGGAGCAAGGTGCAGTGAGGCCAGGATTAATGACAGCAGTGCCGTATGATATGATGGATTGGGGAGAAGGGAGCGGCTGGGATGTTTTTCTGAAGAAGGCTGACAATGAACTGAATAGACAGATGGCCTCATTAGCTATGGATTCGTAA